The Festucalex cinctus isolate MCC-2025b chromosome 6, RoL_Fcin_1.0, whole genome shotgun sequence genomic sequence TTTGTCTCAAACTTCTGCTGTGTCTAGTGACGGTGAGACATCACAACATTGTGGAAGAGTCCAGTTTCCACTATTACTGTTAGGGGAGATTTTTAACTTGATAAACCTTTGTGTGTTTGCAGGTAACCGATAATATTAGTCAAAACACCATCTTGGAGTATGTGATGATCAATAGCATCTTTGAAGCTATTCTGCAGGTAAGGATAGATTACCTCAATGGGTATTAATTGGGTGTTAATTTTGTGTAATTGTAAAATTCTGTCTGCAGATTCTTTCTGATGCATCCAGTAGAGGGCAGCATGGTTATGACACTGTCGTTCTTCTGGCCCTTTTGGTCAATTACAGAAAGTATGAGGTTTGTTGTTTGACTGACTTGATGAACCAATACTAGTAATGTAACAAATACAGAACATTGGTTGGTCTTGGGCTGATCTTCTGCCCTTCAGTGCATATGTTAGTGTACCGGTagtttacaaaatgtttttaaagtcctTCAAGGCAtctaatttcactttttttttttctctctctctctgtcagtCTGTAAATCCATATATCGTGAAGCTCTCCATCGTGGATGATGAGCCAACACTAGATGTAAGTACCCGATATGTTAAATAAGTACAATTCACATAACAATTTGGaaatagacaaacaaaaaaaatgaaaggacaTCCCTCTAATGgtgttatgaaaaacaaaaaaaaacaaaaaataaatctttgtaGTGTGACAGTACACGTAAAGGAGAAACGATTCattcaatttaaatttttttttttttttttgtggggtttgAGATAAAGATACACATGCAGctgtgcatttatttattttcagttggTGGAAAGTCCACTCTTgggaatataataataataataataataataaagaatcaAATACCCTTTTGTTAGTTATTTTCAATGTGCCAAAAATTGGACACAAGCAGACGAACATAAGCGCGATGCACcttgatttttcattttcatttcagccATGGTGTAGTTTGCGCTAACCTGGCAATATGATtaatgtgattcactcaagggagttctccacaatatcaatctgggactgctctaTGGTGTATTGCtcaggaaaggcgggacattctgtacaatacttggaGCTGATTGGCCGACTAGGTGCCCATCTAcctaacttttgttttgaccaatcacgtcaACGGATGTGGATGTCATTGCCGTCgtagggggagagaaaaaaaacaaaaaacacaaagcatcacaaagctaaaaatgcatgaagcgcctcttgcttgtccatgttgggtttgtttgtttcacccGGCCTCGGTGCTTCTTGATTTCATCACAGCTGCATAATCCCGCCCCAAAATGCACTAGTGCTTTGTGATTGGTCCGTACAAAAAAAGTTAGCCGATGGGTGAAAATCAGCGGGATTGGTACAAGATGTGTTCTCGGAAGTTTGTAAACTCAAAATAACCGTGCAGAGCAGGGTTAGGTTTGCCCGCCACAGAGTGATATTTTAGTCTTAAAgaattgctcaaacataacatCTGTATATCATCATGACTAAAATTGTAGTTAATACATCAATCTAATGTGTGTTGCTTGTTTCGGTTTTTGTCTCTCAGGGAATGGGCCTCGTTGTCCATCATGCTCTCACAGAATATAACAGGTAAGATGTAACCCTTTCCATGTATAAATCAAAAACAATGGTCTAAAATGATGATGTGTTATAAATAAATGCTCTATTTCTACAAGTCTAAAGCAAATAgtgaaaaaagttatttatagCTTGCTGTCCTTTGTCGGTCAGAAATCTTTTTATGTGCAGCAAGGTTTGGAATAAAAATGCTGTTTCTAAAGTAAGTGCTTGTGTCAGTTGTGTTGACAAATGCATCCAAGTAATGAGTGACCTGTATAGTCCATTGTTGTGCATATAATACAAAAACATCATTATTAATTAGTCTTTGTTTGAGTCTGCCTATCATTCTGTAAGCGTCATTGCTTGATTCTTCCTTTTAATTGTCCCTATTCATTCTCTTGCTACAGGCAGTATAAAGACAAAGAGGAAGAGCACCAGGGTGGCTTCTTCTCCACACTCACTAGCATGGTAGGTATTTACTTCTTACAATTTATTGAAAGGAACGATGTACAGATTTATATTGATGTTCATTGAGCAAAGCTATGTTCTACATTCATCCACAGGTGGGCAGTATGTTTATAGCAGATGCGGACGAGAAGCTCTCTGTTCAGTACGTGACAAGTCATCTCACTTTTTAGCAATCAACTTTTTGTTCGTTTTAGTGGTTTCAACAATTTCTCTTTTGTGTGGTTTGACCATCCTTGTAGattacaaaacaaataattttatattaCTGCCTCAAAGGCAGCTACAACATGTGACACTCGATTATAAAGAACTAGATGGAATTCAAATGGCGGATTTTTGGTGTTGCTGGCTCGGACTTaaattgtttttagccaaaccAATTTAAAGTCGAAAGGGTCACCAACTGTGGGCACCAGGTGGCTACCAAGTACCACATGAATAGGCCatgggcctgttctaaaaatagcttaccAGTGATGTAACATTGTGACTTCCTAGAAATGCTGTACAAGTGATTATTTGAAAATAGGAACACTGGCAGAGATTTATAGAAACGTGTTGCACATTGATATTTGTCTATTTtctaattattgtgagaaatgcttcagaacaaTCAGTGTTTTCACATAAGTGAAAATCAAACTGGTAGCCTTCACTTTAATCAGTACCCAAGAAgtagctattaactcattcactcccagtcattttcactgaagcaacccctttcgctcctgttttactggattttgactgattttgcaaggccaacagaatattgtgttctattgctataaaaacatggaacctaccaaaagaaagattagagtctattctttcatcaggaaaaaaaattctagcgGTTTCAGTTTAGAACTGTGGTGAAATCAGCTTATtttcaacatggacctggtcgatctattatactcttctgccacctgctggccgtttttgtaataactaccattgcgtctgcaggtcagaggctgcagcaaaaccttctgtatgctctagcataaaacaaagaagaaaagcaaaaacgtatgcatacgtttttgggacacttaatacattttgaatagaacgtatttatacatttttgagtTAACCTTCAAAAAGGTTAGTGGCACCTGCGCTAGCCTTATCTCAGTTTGTTTTGAACTTTACTGGAACAAATTGATCATTTTTAATGGCAAAGTTGTTGCTTATGTTTGACCATTTCTCTCTTTCATTGAATCTGCTGGCTCTGACTTTGAATTTGGATTTTGTTTGTAGGACCAATGAAGCAATTTTGCTGGCACTGTATGAGGCCGTGCACCTCAACCGCAACTTCATCACTGTATTAGCACAGGTAACATTCAAACCTTTTCTCGTGGTTTGAACATCTGTCCACACACATTGTTTTGCTCTGTGTTAACTGATATTGGTCTGTGCTCTTGATGAAGAAATCATTTAGTGAGTCGTAACCTTTGAGATGAtggcgttgtttttttgggacaatttaCAGTTAACTTCAAGTCTGAGTAGTCATTTCTCatggcaattgtttttctcAGTACGCTGATGGAAACATGAGTCTGTTGTTCACTGAGTGACACTTTTATAATAACATCTTCTATGTTTTTGGTCTTTTCACAGAGCCATCCTGAGATTGACATTGTAGCAACGCCGAGCAGCCAACCTCAGACCACACCAACAACGCCGCTTGGCACGACACCACCCTCTCTAGACAGTATGTCATTCTCTTtttttcgttttcttttttctttcatgtCCTTACAGCCGTGGAGCTGTTTTTTTGCCAATTAGTTGGGGAGATATACCATAAGGAACAGCATGCTAGATTACTTTTAGCGCCCTAAAACATTTGAATTTCTAGGATGAAAAAGTAATTTCCCCTCTAGTGCCCCGAGCAAACTCTCCTGCTTTCCAATTTTAAGTATCTCAGAGCCTCCAAGGGAACTATGTATTTACAAAAGCTTGAAACCACAACTTGCACTTTAAGCAATTTGGACGTACCTGAAGGGGGACATAAAATGGAATAAAGCATtttgaaagctttttttaacattaaggTTCTCTGCCTCTTTGCCTCTTTTTGAGCTGTGTTGCAACATTCATTTTTCATAGCTAGCTACCTTACCAAACATTGTGACTTTCTCCTGTCGTTAACCAAAAACTCTTGAATACACAAATGCACCTACACTAGCAGCCTTTTCAAATATTTACTAGTTTGTTTTAGAAAGTGGAGTTGGTTCAGTTAACGGCCCTGCCAAGACAACTGGAAGacacctttttatttatgtttctcATCGAACCAAATCGCTTCATGTTTTGTGTTTCCATGTGTGGTTCATTTGGGATACACACACTGTTACTCCTAATTGGTACGTTTCTATCACAGGCTAGTTTTCCCTTGGCTGTATGAAATATTAACTCCTCTGTTAAAATTAACGTGTTACATGAAGCATGCATTAAAATCTGATCATACTTAGTATGCTTGAAGTCAGGAATATAGTATACAAGCGCATTAGAATTGTACAGAGAGAGTGGGATATGGTCCTGTGAGCGTGCAGTGATCGGAGGAAGCTGTAAACAAACAAGAATTTGAGCGACGTGGGCAAATAGAAATGACTGATTCGTCATTACTGAAACAAGCAGTTGTGAGCAGAGTTTCACTGTCTCGAGATACTTGTCTAGACAACACAGCAGCTTCAGCGATGGATCTGAGATGTTCCTTCGCTTATCCGTGTTTGCTTGAATGAATACAGCCACAACAAGGCGGCGCTCTTACTTTTAGACGGCCAAGTCAAGGCTCAGGGATTTTTTGAAGAGGTTATCAAGGGAATAACTGACCTGGAACTGACTTGTGGTGAATAGTTGGTCAGATTTAAAGTCATTCAATAGAAGTTTTCCATACACGTACACCCAAATTGGCTGAAGTTTTAATTGTTCATGCTCTGTGTAGTGATGAACAACCCAGAGCTGCCACTGGATCCCAATCTGCAGACAAGCAACCTTCTCATCACCTTCCTCAAATACGCCTCTATCGTAATGCAGGATACTAAAggtaaaaatgtttcatttccaATCTATCCCCTTTCTTTTGATGCTTCATTTATCCCTTATCTTACACATACATATTATAATTTTCATGGATCTCTTTCTCATAAAATGTCTTCAGATGAGCATCGACTCAACAGTGCCAGACTTTGCCTAATCATCCTCACATGTATAGCCGAGGTATGAGCAGCGTGCATACTTTGACATCCTTCAGTCACCTGGGCCCTGGATTTCACTCGTGTTTACCACATAATATATGTGTGTGATAGGACCAATATGCTGATGCCTTTCTGCACGATGACAATATGAACTTCAGAGTCAGTCTGCATAAAATGGTGAGTCTATAGTATGAAAATGTTGAATGGTTTATTGTGTGTTCCTGTGCTATCATATCATCTTGTGCGTCACAATGGTCATAGGTTTTGAAATAATTACTTAAATCTGGTCCAAATGAAGCATAGAGGTATTGTcataaagcaaaacaaacatttcttgacagttGGACATGTTAGTTGGGGTGATGGTCTTGTGAATATTTAATAATTGGTGGTTGCAGTTTGCTAGAGGTTTTAACTTTATATTGAATTTCTGCATAATACATGGTTTAATAACAATCAATACTATTTTAGTGGCAATTTTAATGGACAATTCCAGAGATGTGAGTGATTAATGCAATTAATGATAGGCCACTGGCACACCCACGGTGGTGTGGAGGTGTTAGAACaacttttattattaaaaaaaactacaacaacaatctGAGAGAGTTTTATTGATTATTGTAATTCTCATAACAGCCTCATGGTGAATCTGTTTTATGGTCAAACCTGAACCAATTGTTCACCACTGGGCATTAAttcagaaaatatttaaataaaatcaaactatttatatagcacctttcatacattcaaatgcaactcaaagtgccgaacaattaaaacatctataatacaataaaaagaaaagccaTCCCTCCCCCCATATCCctatgatcgtacccacagacacgcatgtaaaccacaacatggcagggcacagaagaaccctgtgaggaaaggccgTTTTGTCCCCAATATACTACTGATACTTATATTTATGTTCACCTAATGTGTCATGAGGTTTTCAATTTTATCATTTATGTTCACACTAGAGTAACAAAAAGACTTAAGACAAGGAAGTATGTTGTCTATTATTAtcatcgttattattattattattattattactattattattattattattattagtattattattattattttattatttataatatacagtacagaccaaaagtttggacacacacacacatctcattcaatatttctgctttattctcatgactatttacattgtagattctcactgaggGCATCAAAACTAAGAATGAATACGTGGAgatatgtacataaaaaaaaggtgTAATAACTGAAAACATGCTTTAGATTCTAGTTTTTTCAAAATAGCCACTTTTTGCTCTGATGGCTGCTTTGCATACTCTTGGTATTATCACCTCTGGAAACTCCTTCAAGACTGTTgaaaaaccatttcaggtgaCTACTCTTGAAGGTCATCGAGGCAATGCCAAGAGTGTGCAAAATATAATCAGAGCAAAGAGTGAGTATTTTGAAGGAACTagaatataaaaaatgttttaattacagtattccactttttcttaaagtacataactccacgtgTTCATTCATTTGAtaccttcagtgagaatctacaatgtaaatagtcatgaaaataaagaaaatgcattgcatgagaaggtgtgtccaaacttttggcctgtagTGTACTgtgcatatatttatatattattatttattattgtttaatttGCTATTTAATGCAGTGGTCCCCACTGACTGCTTCATCCAAGTATGTTGCCTTTGGTGCCCTACAAACATCCATGTGTAGTGTTTCATCAACCATCAGACAATAAAACTATAAGAAGgcatgtccttgttcatgttagTACAGTTAAATGTATTTTCCTTTTGCAGCCCATGAGGCACAGAAAGAAAGCTGTGGAAAAGAACATCCCTTGTCTGCCGCTGGTATGTGCGGTTCTAGGTAAGATGATGTTTTACATTAATTATCACTTTTGCCTCATCTTTGAGGCTTCATTTAATTCCTGATAATAATTACACGCTGTAATTTTTGGGAGTTGTATGTGTTACGGTAATATTACTGACAAACTCACTTAAACATGTTTTGTCGCCTGGGTGTTGCGGGCATTTTGCAAACGAGATATCAGCTTTTACAATTAAGTTTTCAACTGCTTTCCAAACTTTCCATAGATCTGATGGTAGAATTTATCGTCACACACATGATGAAGGATTTCCccatggatttgtatttgtgAGTAAAGCGTGCACACTCAACGGCACTCAAAATTACAGACACATTCttcacctttatttatttttttgtttatgtccCGATCAGGCGCTGTGTTCAGATCATTCACAAACTTCTCTGCTACCAGAAGAAGTGCAGAATCAGGTTACACTACACTTGGAGGGAGCTATGGTCAGGTATGTACTTTAATGTACTTTATCACAATTAAGTTATGCTAGCAGCATAGCAGCCATGGCTTGTTTACAGTGCTTGTTCGTCTCGTTAGTTGGGCCATGGCTTTGGTCAGTGACTCGAAGGGAAGACGGATTAGTGAAGTAGGATACATTCTAATTTTACTAGCAGCCTAAGAACtgcaacccccacccccctttaaaatactttttttttttttttttttaactcaaggtCACAATTTTGCTGTCTTTTATCTCCACCCCCTTAGCTATGTTGCGAAATACTGTTTTTTCAGATTTGAGTTGTAAATCTCTTGATGCTTTAATTTGTTGTGCGGCAATGTTTAAGAGTTTACACCCCTTGCAAGCAAAACGCAATTTGGCTCTGAAGTCATTGCCATGTGCATTTGGAAATAAATTGCACCATTGAGTTTGGATAATGAGTCTCTAAAGAAAGCACAATCCATCGTGGTGGCCTTGGTTTCAGCCTGGTCAACACAACACAGGATCACATTCCACTTTTTAATGGTCCCATTGCGCTGTGTCTCATTAGAATACTGATTCCTCTAATCAGACCAATAATCAGCTTCATTCTCTGGATGGCGTCGCATTCCCTGCTTGTGGTAATGATAATagagtgaaaagaaaagaatgagTCAAATTGAACCGGCAGATGCTTGTTAACGTTAAGTGTGTTTTAAAACTCATGTttctttatgctttttttttttttttttttacataggttTCTCTCTGCCCTACGTTATGTCTTAATCACAATGTACAGTATACTGAACAAAGCTTGGTGCCACTGTCTTTCTTTCTCCGGATTTTTTCCAATTAATGACTTCTGGTCTCTCTCTGCATAGCTCTTATCAACCTGCTCAAGTTCCTACTGTCAAATGAAACCACGCTGCTGGCTAAGCACAACATCTTTCATCTGGCGCTACTGGTAAGAAACACGTGTGTAGGGTTGCatgattttggggggaaaaaaaattataataattggGGTTTTTCAGACCAACATTGTGATTGAGCTTCGAGTtgcgatttttgtattttacacattAAATTGCATGAAAATGCTACAATTGTGAGTCAGTTTATATTCAGACAAATAATGTTATCAATATTATAACAATGCAATACTATAATGTCACTATATGATTAAAAGTACATGTAAAGTACTTCTGGTGAATGTGCAAAGGGGAGGCTTTGACCTACATTATGCTTCTGAAACAAATAACTTaccaataaaaacaatacagagagaaagagagagaaaacccATACGGTtttgcaattagattattggACTAGGTAAAACCTCAATGTtgattatatttagttttatcgtgcagccctagtgttaaaaagaaaaggctaCCTTCTGTGTGAGTAAAGTGCACAAGATTGAATTAAGAGTTTTGTCAGAAATCCTCCAAGACTGATTTCACAACAGATATATTTCCTTGTGGAGTGGCGAGAATTGTAGCAGGACAACTCGCGATTCCTTCTTCACCATGACAATGCATCTGCTCAGAACGCCTTGAGTTCCTGGCCGAGAAGAACATCGCCATGCTGGAGCAATCTCCCGTCCTTACGCAACCTGGCTCtgcgtgattttttttccacccctctCTTTCCAAGCTCAAGGGGTTCATTAAAGACCTGTTTTTGAAGACGAGTAAGACATCAaattcccagaaaaaaaaaaaaaagatccaatcCCTGAGTGCATGACATGACAGAGGAGGCTCAGAACGTGTGGTAGACTCTAGGGGGATTATTACTTCAAAACCTTTgagtttggatttgaaatgtTATAGAACTTATTTGATACACCTTGTATTGTTGTAGGATGACGATGAAGTTAATTACTTATTGTCTGCCTTACTGTTTCTCTATCCAGGTGGTGAACCTGTTCAACATGTTCATCACATATGGAGACACATTTCTGCCCACATCGAACAGCTATGATGAGCTCTACTATGAGATTGTACGAATGCATCAAGTGTTTGACAACCTCTACTGTATGGGTACGTTTACATTCTTAATTATAAACCCAAGTCCACttgctcttgtttttgtatgacTTCAAGCTTTAATTCAGTGACCATCCACTTCTTCTCAGTACTCACTGTCTGAGaacatttaaagaaaaataatggcCAAATATCTGTACATTAATCAGTACACGTGAGCACAAAATGCCATCGACCAACAGCAAAGTAACAGATGAAATGATAGTGCCGATGTGTCTCATGCTCACTCATTAGTCGGATTTTTGCTTGCATCTTAAAGCGGACAACTGAGTGAGAGctcataactaaaaaaaataaataaataaataaaaaattaaaaaaatacataaaaaaaagtggaaaggtTAACAAGGCACCACTATATAACGTAATTTGCAACTTGTTGTTTTTCAGTGCTGAGAGTGTCAACAAACACTGGCCAGTGGAAGGAGCCTGCGAGTAAAGTCACACATGCCCTTGTTAATGTTCGGTAATaacacacatgcatacacaaACACTCTTGACCACCTAAAATGTATGCAAAAGGAAAGAATCCGATTGTGTGGCGTGTTGAACGTATTGCAAAGAACAATGTGCGGGTGGCGGGCTAAGGTCATAATGAAGTgacttatttgtatttaattttattccTCTCTCCCAACCTAATCCCTGTTTGAACTTCTTCCACCTCTCCCCAGTGTCCTTCAGTAGGATTCAAACGTATACTGTCTTTTCCCAGTCGTAAAGTAATTCCTCATTCGTGATCCTCTTGGGTCACCCTGGCTTTGAGGTCCTTTTGGTGCTCATATGAGCTGGTTTCTCCCGGCGGTTTCGTTCACCTAATCAGTTGCATTCTCCGCAAAGCCTCGGCTGTTTAAATTGGCACTTGTAAAGGTTGAAGGGAAGGCAGGTGGATGTGAGCGTCAAGGAATCATTTACCAAAGCATAGCTAAATGAAGGCATGGAGGAATAAAGTAGTCAGATAGTCGATGATGAAGTTAAACCTCAGACCAAACGTAaatgacagcagaaaaaaacatggcGCATAATTTGGCTACTTTGCTGTCAGGAGAATTTATTTGCTATTTAATGCCAGTACAAGCTGAACCATTGCAAGCGCACGCTTGTGCTTATGGCATCAATTTATATTTGGCCTATAAAACTGTTCATTCCATAGAATTGAATGCTAATgtaggaaaatattgcctttttttccccttcaatgtGCTCCCTAAATAAAAAGCAGCCAATTAAATCCAGTCAAATAGAAATGAGGTGCAGAGCAGGTCAACTTTTGCAAAGCTGCTTTGTTGTCAAACCTGCACATTGTAATGTCTTACCTGGATGCACATTAGGTGTGAGCCTAAGTCATTTTCCCCCAGATTTtttaggaaacacaaaaaaattaaccatTTGCACCACGAAGATAtgattttagaaaaaataaataaataataaaatatatgtatatatatatatatatgtatttatttattttattttattttatttttttataaaaaaaaatgacttggacAGTTATTTTAAGGGGCTGACGGTATGTGATTGATGTACAACATTGCGAATGCTGCCAAATCAAAAAACCTCTCCTAAACGTATTTAGTTTATAAAACGTTTTCATCTCAATGCGATTAGCCAGTCGTTGGTGTGCCTTGTGCCCACTCTGCTGCAATCTTGTGAGCCTTGacctcatctccctcctctgGGATGAATTGGACTCAGACTGTGAGCCAGGTCTTCATCAGCGCCTCGTGGCCCTAATGCTCTTGCGGATGTTTGGGAGCAAATCCCCACAGCCTGCTTCCAAAATGGTGATGAA encodes the following:
- the LOC144020543 gene encoding armadillo-like helical domain-containing protein 3 isoform X1 encodes the protein MWGKNALTNPMNRLCFIHISDLVMSQVEKKAGLLRRTSSSKKPLKEKVVLMYDEIFAKEDPAKNNPRFWDELFLMKVNLEYLESKLESVDGEEVQRIQDNINSLFHHSVQALGEEHQIKVVNALQTLCALFRGVHQKNKSASGFDIINMLMGFDKAEQRMKDLMERLDSLLCGDGSESLKSLCLKLLLCLVTVTDNISQNTILEYVMINSIFEAILQILSDASSRGQHGYDTVVLLALLVNYRKYESVNPYIVKLSIVDDEPTLDGMGLVVHHALTEYNRQYKDKEEEHQGGFFSTLTSMVGSMFIADADEKLSVQTNEAILLALYEAVHLNRNFITVLAQSHPEIDIVATPSSQPQTTPTTPLGTTPPSLDMMNNPELPLDPNLQTSNLLITFLKYASIVMQDTKDEHRLNSARLCLIILTCIAEDQYADAFLHDDNMNFRVSLHKMPMRHRKKAVEKNIPCLPLVCAVLDLMVEFIVTHMMKDFPMDLYLRCVQIIHKLLCYQKKCRIRLHYTWRELWSALINLLKFLLSNETTLLAKHNIFHLALLVVNLFNMFITYGDTFLPTSNSYDELYYEIVRMHQVFDNLYCMVLRVSTNTGQWKEPASKVTHALVNVRAIINHFNPKIESYAAVNHISQLSEEQVLEVVRSNYDTLTLKLQDGLDQFERYSEQPKEAAFFKELVRSISLNVRKNVSLNTLSQDVLLKEFSSIS
- the LOC144020543 gene encoding armadillo-like helical domain-containing protein 3 isoform X2, with protein sequence MSQVEKKAGLLRRTSSSKKPLKEKVVLMYDEIFAKEDPAKNNPRFWDELFLMKVNLEYLESKLESVDGEEVQRIQDNINSLFHHSVQALGEEHQIKVVNALQTLCALFRGVHQKNKSASGFDIINMLMGFDKAEQRMKDLMERLDSLLCGDGSESLKSLCLKLLLCLVTVTDNISQNTILEYVMINSIFEAILQILSDASSRGQHGYDTVVLLALLVNYRKYESVNPYIVKLSIVDDEPTLDGMGLVVHHALTEYNRQYKDKEEEHQGGFFSTLTSMVGSMFIADADEKLSVQTNEAILLALYEAVHLNRNFITVLAQSHPEIDIVATPSSQPQTTPTTPLGTTPPSLDMMNNPELPLDPNLQTSNLLITFLKYASIVMQDTKDEHRLNSARLCLIILTCIAEDQYADAFLHDDNMNFRVSLHKMPMRHRKKAVEKNIPCLPLVCAVLDLMVEFIVTHMMKDFPMDLYLRCVQIIHKLLCYQKKCRIRLHYTWRELWSALINLLKFLLSNETTLLAKHNIFHLALLVVNLFNMFITYGDTFLPTSNSYDELYYEIVRMHQVFDNLYCMVLRVSTNTGQWKEPASKVTHALVNVRAIINHFNPKIESYAAVNHISQLSEEQVLEVVRSNYDTLTLKLQDGLDQFERYSEQPKEAAFFKELVRSISLNVRKNVSLNTLSQDVLLKEFSSIS